The Proteus terrae subsp. cibarius genome contains the following window.
AGGAGGTGCCAATAAGAAATCACGAAATTGCTCATTAGGGGCATGAGGTGCAAGAAAACCTGCAAGTGATGCAATAAGCAACATAATTACAATATAGATTAACCCAACAACGGCACCTTTATTTTGTTTAAAATAATGCCAGAATTCTTGGAAGGGCGTCATGGGAGCCGGTGCACTGATGACCGGTGTTACTTTATTTTCAGTCATTTATGCATTCCTTATTTTTTATGGCGAATACGAGGATTCACAATGCCATAAAGAACATCAACCAACAGATTGACGAAGATAATCATCGTTGCAATTAAAAGCACACCACCTTGAACAACGGGGTAGTCACGTCGCTGTAAAGCATCAATCAACCAGCGTCCTAATCCCGGCCATGAGAAAATGGTTTCTGTTAAGATTGCACCTGCCAGCATTGTCCCGACTTGTAGCCCAATAACTGTGACAACAGGCAACATCGCATTACGTAATGCATGGATAAGAATGACTCGAGCACGGCTTAAGCCTTTTGCTCTTGCAGTACGAATATAATCTTCGCCTAATACTTCAAGCATCGAAGAGCGTGTCATACGCACGATAACAGCTAAAGGAATAGTTCCTAATACAATGGCAGGTAAAATGATGTGATGGACAGCATCTAAGAAATCCCCTTCTTCACCCCAAATAAAGGTATCAATCAGCATAAATCCAGTGAGTGGATTACTGTCATCTAAAAAGACGCTATCAGCAAGGCGCCCAGAGACAGGTGTAAGGTCTAATTTCACAGACACCAGCATGATTAACATGATCCCCCACCAGAAGATTGGCATAGAATAACCTGCTAATGACACACTAATCGCAGTATGATCAAAGATAGAGCCACGTTTCACCGCAGCTAAAACGCCCACAGGAATACCAACTGAAACCGCAAAAATCATGGCGCACACGCCAAGTTCTAAAGTGGCTTTAAAGCGAGGTAAAAATTCATCCCATACAGGAATGCGACTTTTTAATGAGATACCCAAATCACCATGGAAAATGCCATTTAGGTAATTGATATATTGTTGCCATAAAGGCTTATCCAGCCCCAATTCTGCCATTAAATAAGCATGGCGCTCTGGAGAAAGGCCACGTTCACCCGCCATAATCATTACCGGATCACCGGGAATAAGATGGACAAAAATAAACGTCAGTAATGTAATTCCGATAAACGTAGGGATCACAAGTCCCAAACGTTGAAGGATAAATTGCAGCATATCCTAATTCTCTTTTCAAACATCAGCTAAAAGATAGCGCTGATAAATCAGGGGAAAGTCCCCTGCGCCCACAGTGTACTGAATGTATTCGTTATTATTGAATAGTGGTGCCTTTCATAAAGAAAGACACCATATTTAAAGCAATCCAACGATTAGGTATTGCTATTATTTAAGAGAGACATTCTCGAAGTGATGTTTACCTAATGGATCAACTACGTAGTTTTCTACTTTTTTGCTCACTGGTTCATAAACGGTCGAGTGAGCAATAATCAGTGCAGGTGCTTGATCATGCATAACAACTTGAGCTTGTTTGTAGAGTTCAACACGCTTATCGTGATCGGCTGCGACTCGAGCAGGTTGGATCAGATCTTCAAATGGCTTATAACACCATTTTGAATAGTTCGATCCTTGCTCTTTTGCCGCACAACTAAATAGCGTAGCGAAAAAGTTATCTGGATCCCCATTATCCCCTGTCCAACCCATCATCACTGCTTGGTGTTCTCCGGATTTAGCACGTTTGAGATATTCGCCCCACTCGTAACTTACAATCTTGGTTTTAACGCCAATTTTTTCCCAATCCGCTTGTACCATTTCAGCCATACGACGTGCATTTGGATTGTAAGGTCGCTGTACTGGCATTGCCCATAAATCGATAGTAAAGCCATCTGCAAGACCCGCTTCTTTTAGCAGTGCTTTGGCTTTTTCCGGGTTATATTCGTAATCAACGATATCGTCGTTATAACCCCACATTGTAGGAGGGATAAGGTTTTTCGCTTTCTGACCTGCACCTTGATAAACAGCTTCAATAATGGCGTCTTTATTCACCGCCATACTTAATGCTTGGCGAACCTTTTGGTTATCCAGTGGTTTTTTCTCAACATTAAAAGAGATATAACCTACGTTTAAGCCTGGTTGCTCTAATAAGTTGATATCGCTATTTTGTTTCATCTTCGCAATATCAGCAGGATTTGGGAAAGGCATTGCCTGACACTCACCTTTTTGCAGTTTTGCATATCGTACTGAGGCATCAGGTGTAATAGAGAAGACTAAACGGTCAATATCTGGTTTTTTACCCCAATATTGGTCATTAGCTTTATAAAGAATACGAGAGTCTTTTTGATATTGCTGTAATTGGAAAGGCCCTGTACCAATAGGATCTAAGTCCACTTTTTCAGGTGTACCCGCTTTCATCATATTATCCGCATATTCAGCAGATAATATAGAAGCAAAGTCCATTGCCATATCAGCAATAAAAGGGGCTTCTGAACGCGTTAAAACAAAACGAACGGTATGATCATCAACTTTCTCGATTTTCTCGATCATGTTGTTCATATCCATTCCTGAGAAGTATTCATAACTTCCACCAGACACTTTATGGTAAGGATGTTTTGGATCCATTTGACGCATAAACGTATACATCACGTCATCCGCATTAAATTCACGTGTTGGCTTAAAGGTTTTACTACTATGCCAATTCACGCCTTTACGCAAATGGAAGGTATACACTTTGCCATCATCGCTCACATCCC
Protein-coding sequences here:
- the dppB gene encoding dipeptide ABC transporter permease DppB, encoding MLQFILQRLGLVIPTFIGITLLTFIFVHLIPGDPVMIMAGERGLSPERHAYLMAELGLDKPLWQQYINYLNGIFHGDLGISLKSRIPVWDEFLPRFKATLELGVCAMIFAVSVGIPVGVLAAVKRGSIFDHTAISVSLAGYSMPIFWWGIMLIMLVSVKLDLTPVSGRLADSVFLDDSNPLTGFMLIDTFIWGEEGDFLDAVHHIILPAIVLGTIPLAVIVRMTRSSMLEVLGEDYIRTARAKGLSRARVILIHALRNAMLPVVTVIGLQVGTMLAGAILTETIFSWPGLGRWLIDALQRRDYPVVQGGVLLIATMIIFVNLLVDVLYGIVNPRIRHKK
- the dppA gene encoding dipeptide ABC transporter periplasmic-binding protein DppA yields the protein MKSSKKQTGILTATIGLLALAVSAGVQAKTLVYCSEGSPEGFNPQLFTSGTTYDASSVPIYDRLVEFKLGTTEIIPGLAESWDVSDDGKVYTFHLRKGVNWHSSKTFKPTREFNADDVMYTFMRQMDPKHPYHKVSGGSYEYFSGMDMNNMIEKIEKVDDHTVRFVLTRSEAPFIADMAMDFASILSAEYADNMMKAGTPEKVDLDPIGTGPFQLQQYQKDSRILYKANDQYWGKKPDIDRLVFSITPDASVRYAKLQKGECQAMPFPNPADIAKMKQNSDINLLEQPGLNVGYISFNVEKKPLDNQKVRQALSMAVNKDAIIEAVYQGAGQKAKNLIPPTMWGYNDDIVDYEYNPEKAKALLKEAGLADGFTIDLWAMPVQRPYNPNARRMAEMVQADWEKIGVKTKIVSYEWGEYLKRAKSGEHQAVMMGWTGDNGDPDNFFATLFSCAAKEQGSNYSKWCYKPFEDLIQPARVAADHDKRVELYKQAQVVMHDQAPALIIAHSTVYEPVSKKVENYVVDPLGKHHFENVSLK